The following coding sequences are from one Lathamus discolor isolate bLatDis1 chromosome 10, bLatDis1.hap1, whole genome shotgun sequence window:
- the SLC6A7 gene encoding sodium-dependent proline transporter yields MKKIRQQHLREPVTPELLVSPSSQDGDLGSGCPEDRGNWTGRLDFLLSCIGYCVGLGNVWRFPYRAYTNGGGAFLVPYFIMLAICGIPIFFMELSLGQFSSLGPLAVWKISPLFKGVGMGTILIVSLVAIYYNMIIAYVLFYLFASLTSDLPWRHCGNWWNTDLCLDHHVIKAGNATFPVNITNTVSPSEEYWSRYVLHIQGSSGIGDPGRIRWNLCLCLLLSWTIVYLCILKGVKSSGKVVYFTATFPYLILVMLLIRGVTLEGAWKGIRFYLTPQFDHLLSSKVWIEAALQIFYSLGVGFGGLLTFASYNTFHQNIYRDTFIVTLGNAITSILAGFAIFSVLGYMSQELGVPVNQVAKAGPGLAFVVYPQAMTMLPLSPFWSFLFFFMLLTLGLDSQFAFMETIVTAVTDEFPYYLRPKKASFSAIICIALFLMGLILTTEGGMYWLVLLDDYSAGFGLMVVVITTCLVVTRVYGIKRFCRDIHMMLGFKPGPYFRACWMVLSPATMMALLVYNIVKYQPSEYGSYRFPAWAEILGILMGVLSCLMIPIGMVVAVLQEEGTLWERVQQASRPAMDWGPSLEENRTGLYVASLPGSQSPKPLMVHMRKYGGITSYENTAIEVDREMEEEEEESIM; encoded by the exons ATGAAGAAGATTCGGCAGCAGCATCTCCGGGAG CCGGTGACCCCAGAGCTCCTGgtgagccccagcagccaggatgGGGACCTAGGCTCCGGATGCCCAGAGGACAGAGGGAACTGGACGGGGCGGCTGgatttcctcctctcctgcatTGGATACTGCGTGGGCCTCGGAAACGTCTGGAGGTTCCCCTACAGGGCTTACACCAATGGAGGAG GAGCTTTCTTGGTTCCTTACTTCATCATGCTGGCCATCTGCGGGATCCCCATCTTCTTCATGGAGCTGTCCCTTGGCCAGTTCTCCAGCCTGGGGCCGCTCGCTGTCTGGAAGATAAGCCCTCTCTTTAAAG gCGTTGGCATGGGCACGATCCTCATCGTCTCCCTGGTGGCCATTTACTACAATATGATCATTGCTTACGTTCTCTTCTACCTCTTTGCATCCCTCACAAGCGACTTGCCCTGGCGGCACTGCGGCAACTGGTGGAACACCGACCTGTGCCTGGACCACCACGTCATCAAGGCGGGGAATGCCACCTTTCCCGTCAACATCACCAACACCGTCAGCCCCAGCGAGGAGTACTGGAG CCGGTACGTCCTGCATATCCAAGGGAGCTCTGGGATCGGAGATCCCGGGAGGATCCGCTGGAACTTGTGTCTGTGCCTGCTCCTTTCTTGGACTATCGTCTATCTGTGCATCCTAAAGGGAGTCAAATCCTCTGGAAAG GTCGTGTACTTCACCGCCACCTTCCCCTACCTCATCCTGGTGATGCTGCTCATCCGCGGCGTGACCCTGGAGGGGGCCTGGAAAGGGATCCGGTTTTACCTCACGCCCCAGTTCGATCACCTGCTCTCTTCCAAG GTGTGGATCGAGGCTGCCCTGCAGATTTTCTACTCCCTTGGGGTAGGCTTTGGGGGCCTCCTCACCTTCGCCTCCTACAACACCTTCCATCAGAATATCTACAG GGACACCTTCATAGTGACCCTGGGCAATGCGATCACCAGCATCCTGGCAGGGTTTGCCATCTTCTCCGTTTTGGGATACATGTCCCAGGAGCTTGGGGTCCCTGTTAACCAGGTGGCAAAAGCAG GTCCTGGCCTGGCTTTTGTGGTGTACCCCCAGGCCATGACAATGCTTCCCCTTTCTCCATTCTGGTCTTTCCTGTTCTTCTTCATGCTGTTAACCTTGGGCCTGGACAGCCAG TTTGCCTTTATGGAAACCATCGTCACAGCAGTCACAGACGAGTTTCCTTACTACCTGCGGCCAAAGAAAGCTTCGTTCTCTGCTATCATCTGCATCGCCCTCTTCCTGATGGGGCTCATCCTCACAACAGAG GGTGGGATGTACTGGCTGGTCCTACTGGATGACTACAGTGCTGGCTTTGGTCTCATGGTGGTGGTGATCACTACCTGCCTCGTGGTGACACGTGTCTATG gCATAAAGAGGTTCTGCCGAGATATCCACATGATGCTGGGCTTCAAACCAGGGCCCTACTTCAGAGCCTGCTGGATGGTGCTGTCCCCAGCAACAATGATG GCTCTGCTGGTGTACAACATCGTCAAGTACCAGCCCTCTGAGTACGGCAGCTACCGCTTCCCTGCCTGGGCCGAGATCCTGGGCATCCTCATGGGGGTCCTGTCCTGCCTGATGATTCCCATTGGCATGGTGGTGGCTGTGCTCCAAGAAGAAGGGACACTGTGGGAG CGGGTGCAGCAGGCCAGCCGGCCCGCCATGGACTGGGGCCCGTCGCTGGAGGAGAACCGCACGGGGCTGTACGTGGCGAGCCTGCCCGGCAGCCAGTCCCCCAAGCCCCTCATGGTCCACATGCGGAAATATGGCGGCATCACCAGCTACGAGAACACGGCCATCGAGGTGGACCgggagatggaggaggaggaggaggagtccaTAATGTGA